The Acidobacteriota bacterium region GCTGGTTGAAATTGTCGGTGGCGTTGCTGTACTCCAGCAGCTCGTAACCGGCAATCCCGGGGTTGGCCAGGCGGTTGTCGCGCAGGACATCGCGATCGACGCCGTAGTAGGCCAGGTGCGTGCGGATCGGCCCGCCGTACACGTGAAGTTCCGTCGTCATCCCGTGATCGAGCCGCCCCGCCGAAAGATAGTACGACCAGCCGTTATACCAGCTCTGCTCGCGGTAGCCGCTGGAGGACTGGCGCGAGAACCGTCCGTAAAACGCCCAGCGACCGTCAACCAGCCCGGTGGCGTATTCGACCGATTGTTTGGAGATCTGCCGGCCGAAGAACTTACCGCCGGACGTGAACTCCCCGTACCCGGTCCTTAACCGGGCGCCGCGCGTTTTGTCGAACACGCTCGAAACGATATTGATGGAACCACCGAACGAGGCGTCACCGTAAAGCGAGTTGCCGACCCCGCGCTGCACCTGAATGTCGGAGACGTTGGCGCCGAAATCCGGCAGATCGACGAAATACGTGGCCTGGTCTTCGGGGTCGTTCAGCGGCACGCCGTTGATATACGTCGTGACGCGTTTGTCATCGAAGCCACGGATCTTCAGGTAGCTGTAACCCAGCGGCGCGCCGCCGTCCGTGTACGCTAACAGGTTGGGCGTCGACGCGAGCAGAAGTGGGAACTCCGCGACCGTGTAATCGCGTTCGATCTCGGCGCGGGTGACGTTGTCAAAGGCAATGGCGTCGACTCCCGACTGCACGCGGTCGGCCGTGACCAGAATGCCGTCGATCTCATAGTACATCGTCTCCAGCATCACCACCGAGGGGACATCATCCGCTCGGAACTGGCGCGGTTTGTAGCCGATTGCGGAAAACGTCACGCGCGTCACGGTCTCGGGAACCTCCATGACGTACCGTCCGCGCTCGTCGGTCTGGCCCGCGACACCGCTCACATCGGTGACGACCGAAACGCCCACGAGCGCCTCGCCGTCCGGAGCGACAACCGTGCCGCTCAACTCGGCGCCGCCGGCCGAAGACAGGAGGCCGGCACAGAGCAGAGCCAGGATTACGATGGTTTGTTTCATGACAGAAACCTCGCGTTAAACGGTTCATGTTTCGCAAGATTCCGTCCTGACGTGGTAGGTGAGCCCGGACTACTGGCTCGGGGGATGCGTCAGACATCTCCGTTTCCCTACGCCGGCACTACCCGGATCAGGTCTGGGGGTATAATCTCAGGCGGTGTTTATTACGCCACCCCCAACGGAACTGCTGTCTCTACGACCACCAATTAGGCCGCCGGCCTCGGCCGGCGCAAGTGGTTTTTCGCGACCCCGGGCGTGCACTCGCTTCGCGCGGAGAGTCATCACGCGCGGCCCGAAAGGTCACTTTTCCCAGTCGAGCGGCCCTTCCTCGAACCGCCGCCTGCAGTTTGCGAGCACGTACGGCCACGCCTTCGAAAAGTACTCATAGTACTTATCCGAGTCCTCGCCACTGCCGAAACCCTGCTGGCTCAGCTTGATCCGCGTGCGCCCCTCGCCGACCTCCTCAAACTGCACGATCACCCGGGTTTGCCCGCCGGTCTCCCTCAGGCGCGGAATCGAGGGCGGGGCGTTCCACGAGAACGAAAGCACCTCTTCCGGCAGGTAACTGAGCACTTTGCACCCCTCCGAGCCGCGTAAGCCCTGCGGCTCCGACGGTGCAAAGTAGAGTTCGAACGGTCCGCCGATCTCCAGCCTGACGTCGGCCTGCGGGGCAAAGAACGTAACCACCCCTTCAACCGTCGTCCAGGCCCGCCAGACCTCGTCAACCGAACCTGCGACCGTGGTTTCAACCTGAATGATGCGATCCATGGTGGCCTCCCGCGCGATTGCAAGGGCCGCGGTCACACCGCCCGGCCGGGGCCGATCAGGGCGAACCCCGAACGGCCGGACTAGTCGTTCTGGATATCCTGAAGGGCTTTGAGCACTTCCGCAAGCTGGTCGCGGCGGAACGTCACTCCCTTCTTCGTCGGCAGCCACTCGTTTTCTTTAGAGAGAAAGTATATCCTCAGCGAGACCAGTTGACGCCCCTTGTACTCGGAGTCCTCGATGACAAGCCGTTCCGTTTCCGAACGTTCCAATTCAAACCGCATAGTCAAATATCCTTGTCAGATGTCCGGCCCGGCCCTGCGGGCCGAGTCGGCCGCTTACCTCTTGTAGCCTATAGTCCTGAGAAACCTGACCCGTTCTTCTCGATCCTCGTCGGTCTCGACGCCGAGCGGCGAGTCGCCGTCGATCACCGTCAACACGCCGCGCCCCTGCCCGACGGCCGCAACAACGACCTGCAGCGGGTTCGCCGTCGCGCAGTAGACGTGGCAAACTTCGTCAACGTTCTTTATCCGGTTGAGCACGTTGATCGGGAAACCGTCCTTGAGGTAGACAAAGAAGATATGGCCGCAGCCGACGTCGAACGCCGCTTTCTGGGCCAGGGCGATCATATCGTCATTGTTGCCGTCGATACGCACCAGCCGCGCCTGCGACGCCTCGCAGAAGGCAATCCCGAACTGGAGCGTCGGCGAGGACGACACCAGCGCCTCGTACAGGTCCTCAACCGTCTTGATAAAGTGCGACTGGCCGAAGATGACGTTGGTCCCCTTCGGCACGTCGACTTTCACAACGTGCGTCCTGAACGGTGAATCAGTCGTCATCAGTAACCTCGAATATCTCGTCGCTGATATCAGCGTTAACGGTAGGATTCCGATAGTACTCCGTTCCGGCGAACTTCACTCCGAAAAAGAAGGCCGCTTTGCCTTCACCCTCGATATCGAACCTCCTGGGCAGCCAGAAGCCATCCGGTGTGGGCCCGTAGACGACGGACATGTTCAATTGCTTGAGCTTGAACATGGTCTTCTTCACCAGCTTGGCGGGTGAAAAGTCGACCCGCACGAGGTGAAACGAGTCCGCCTCCACGAAAAAATCGCCGTTTATCTGTTCGGCCCCCTCGACTTTCGCGGTCACCGTAAAACGGTGACATACGTACGATTCAATCTCTTCCGTATTGATGCCCTGGTAGACAATCTCGTACTGGTCGCGGTTCTCCGGATAGAACGGCGCCAGCATGGGGAACGAGATGTCACGAGCCTTGCGCTTGCGCTTCTTCTCTTTCCGCTTGGCGGCCTCTTTCGCCAGGTCCTTCGAATCCTGCGCCCGGCCGTCCTTGTAGTAGGCAAAGTACTCCTCGTGATACCAGGCCGTATCCTCGAGGTACCTTATATACACGCGCTTGTCAAAGCGGACCTTTTCCACAAACTCGCCGTTCTCTTCCTCCTCTCCTTCCAGGTACTCCGCCTCAAGGACGACGTTGTCCAGGGCAGCCGCCTGCTGCCGTTCAACCGCCAGCATGCGCTCGATAATGGCTTCGGGATCGATACCGGTGGTTTCCGCTTGAGCCAGGACAGCCGGCGCCGCCGAAAGAAGTACGGAGCCGAGAAACAACGCTGCTATCAGTCGTTTCATAATTGCCCTTCCTTGATTTCAATGCCTTCAATTACGTCGCCGACGACGAGACGGTCGACAACGTCCATGCCCTCGAGCACTTGTCCCAGAACGGTGTAGCGAGCCTCAAGACGCGGCTGCGGCGAGAAAGTAATGAAGAATTGAGACCCCCCGGTATCCTTCCCGGACGTCGCCATACCTACCGTCCCGCGCCTGTATGGTTCGTCGGAGTACTCGCAACGGACCAGGTACGGCGGTCCGCCCCAGCCGTCGCCACGCGGATCTCCCCCCTGCGCCACGAAATTCGGGATGACCCGGTGAAAACTCAGGCCGTCGTAAAACCCGGACTTGGCGAGGTCGATGAAGTTCAGCACCGAGAGCGGCGCCACGTCGAAATAGAGCTCAAATTCGAACACCCCCTGCGACGTTTTCATCACCGCGTAGGGATTCACACGGTAATCCTCGATGGCGCTCTCGATCTCCCGCTTCGAGATTCGCGTTCGGGCGGGCGGCACCATGCGCCAGCGGTCTTCTTTCAGGTACGTCTGGTAGGTTTCGGCGGCGTCTTTCCGCACCGCGTAATCGGGATCGAGCAGTCCCGCGATAAGTATCTCCATGGCTGCGGTATCCGGCCGGGCTTCACTCAAACGCGGAGCCACGGCTGCCAGCACAGCCCGGCGGACATCGAGGTCCTCTTCTTCTCCCCGCGATATCATCTCCCGCAACACCGGCAGGTAGGACAGGAGTTCTCGCGACCCGACCTCGTTCACGGCCAGGGTCACGACCGTGTAATCCGGGTCGTTCAGCGCCTTGTCTATATAGAACCGCACGTTAGCCGTATCCAGAGTCATCAGAACCTGCAACGCCGCACCCCGGACCATGGGGTCTTCGTCGCCGAACAGGATCGCCAGTCGCGGCACCACTCCGGGGTGCTCCACCAGCCCGTAGGCCTCCGCACAGGCCGCCCGCACCCGGGGACCCGGGGCTTCGTTCAATAACGAGTCAATCAGGTTCACCGCCCGATCCTTGCGCACCGCCGCCTGGTATTTAACTACGGCCGCGACCACGTTGCTCGAGGAGCTGGAGTCAAGCCCGGCTGTCACCGCGTCGATGCCCTTGTCGCTGGAGCACCGGCGCAGGCCGTCGACCAGGGCCAGCACCAGCTTCTCGTCGGACTCCCTGGCCAGCCGGTCAGCAAGTTTGCCGGCCGCCCACGGTGTCCCTTTCATGCTCAACCCCTCTATCGCCTGAGCCACGACTCGCGGGTCATCGTCGTTGATGGCTATAGCAAGATAATGCTCGGCCTTCTCTGCCGTCGAACTGCTCAGCCCGAGAAGGGCCAGCGAACGGACAAAGGGATCGCTGTCGGCGAGAAAGTCGATGAAGATGTCGGTGGCCTCGTCGATGCCCAGCCAGGCCAGCGCGTACAAAGCCGCCAGGCGCACGGCCGGATCCTGCTCTTGTTGTAATAGCGCGATGACTTCGCCCGCTTGAGATCTTGCTCCGGCATGAAAAAGAGCAAAACAGGCCGCCTCGCGCACGTCCGGCGAGGGATGCGTCAGGTACCCGGCCAGGGTGCCGGAAACATCCGTCATGCTGCTGTCGGACAGTCGACCGGCCGCCTCGACCGCCCTGGCGGTCACCGCCGAGGGCAGGTCCAGGGCGGCATCCAACAGCGGCACGGCGTACTGCTTCTGTCCGGTCAGGCCAAGCCCGAATGCCGCGGTCGACGCCACGCCGATCGAGGGATCGTTCAGCAGCACCATGAGATACTGACCGGCACGGCTGCCGCCGATGCGCCCGATCGCCAGCGCCGCCCGCGCCCGAATCTCGGGCGAGTCGCTGTCAAGGTATGCCGTCAGCCTGTCATCCAGCTGCCGCTGGTCTTCCCGGTGAATGATCTCGGCAAGCTTCTCAGCCGTAGTTCTTTCCCGAAGCGTGTCGTAAAGAAAATACGCCAGCCCCGCAAACAAAAGGACCGCCACGAAGGCGGCGATTCTCCGAAGGTTTTCAGCCATAATAGTCACAAAATCTATACCGGCACTATACGGGCGTCAACGTTTTTCCTGAGGCCGGCCGGCGGCCGGGACCTCGGGCACAGCCAAAAAAAACCCCCGGTGGTCAGCCGGGGGATGGTCTAACATAACCGACGCAGTCAGCTATGCGATATGTCACTGACGACACAAGCAAACCCCGTGCCCTCCGGGCACCGATCCGTAACCATAACCGGTTGCCGTACAAGGAATTGAAATCAGCCGTGCGCCGGCCCCTGCGCCCCATCCGGTGCTGTGCAATCATGTTCAACTTTTGAACAGGGCTTTGCCGGAGCTTTCGCCGGACCAACCACCGCAACGGCTTGCAGAACCGGCCGCAAGCGGCTACAAAAAAACCCCCGCCCGTGACGGGCAGGGGTTCTCAAAAGCTCTCCGGAAGCGCTACAGCGCCTTCCAGATGAACGTGTAGTTGGCGCTGACCGGCAGGCCGGACTTGTTCGCGTAGTAACTGTCAATCCTCAGTTTGTAAACCTTGCCGGCCGTCTTCACGAGATAGACGTGCGACTTTGAGGTCAACTGGTGGTTCTCATCGTTGTAGTTGTACCAATCGGTCAGGGCCGAACTCGGGATGTCAGGGAACATGGGAGCATTCGGCTGCATCGTGAAGACGTCTATGTCAGTCGAATCAGCAAGCTCGCCTCCGGCCGGAAAGGCCTTGCAGGCACCGGTTCCGTTCGGGCCGCTGTTCTGGGAACAGTCGTACGAGGCAAAGGCTATGTCCCAGTCCGGCGAATCAGCCGGGTCAGCCGGGTACACCTGCTGGCCGGTGGAAAAATCGAAGTACCCCACGCTGTCGCCCACGTCGACCATGGCCTTTACAGCCGTACCGTCGAGTTCCTTGAGGTCTGCCACCGTCTGGTAGAGGTAGGTGATGTACACTTCTCCCATGGTCGGGGGCCTGTCTGCATCAGGCATCGAATCCACCCGGAACTTGAGGTAGTTGTGCCCGCCGGCGTCCACCATCGAATACACGTACTGGTTGGCGGTCACCACGTGATTTATGGTATCATAGCTGTACCAGTTGTCAATGAAGTAGTCAATGGCGTCGTTGACCCATGTCACGCCGGCCGTGTCGGCCAGGGTAACGGCGGCAAAGTCGACCACGCCGAGGTCGGCGCCGACGGCATCCCCGCCGACGATGGTAGACGCTCCACCGTCAAGCTTAATTACTTCACGCCGGAACGCAATGTCCCAGTCGCTGCCCGCGGCTTTGGCCGCGCTGCCGGAGATGGTGTCCCTTGACTCAAACGAGAAGTGCGCGAAATCAGCGTAGCTGGTGGCATCAACACTCGTGCGCCAGAAGCCGCCGCTCTCGTCCCAGGTTGTTGTGGTTGTGTTCTGCGGCAGCCCGCTCGAGGTTGGATTGGCCTCGTCGTCCGAGCAGCCCACGGTGGCCAGCAGCAACGCCGCCATCGTCAGAATTAACAGGAAGGGCTTCATGATACAGTACTCCTTTAGGATTGAAACCACGTCAGGTTAGATTGTTACCGTCAGATCGTATTTGAACCCGGCGAAGACCGTAAAGCCAGGCCAGTAACCGTAGCGGAACTTGGTCTTGCCCAGCAGGTTCTCCAGCCTCACAAAGGTTTCCAGGCCGTTGTGAAACCGTTTGAAGAGGTTCAGGTTGAGAGTCGTGCGGGACGGTGCGAACTCGTCCGGCTGGCCCTCGTTGCCCCCCGTGTTGGAGCGCGGTACCCACAGCTTGCGGGACTGGTGATCACCCCAGAAACTCGCGCCCAGGCCGCTGCCCTCGTGAAACGCCGTCAGGAAGAACTTGAACGTGTGTGCGGGTCGATTTACAAGCTTATTGCCGGTCTCGATCACCTGCGCGCTGTCCGTCCCCGCATACAGGGTGCTGTCGGTATCAAGGATGAGATTGTACAGGTAGTTGTATGAGAACGAGAGGTCCATGGCTCCTGAAAGCCGGATACGAGATTCCCACTCTATTCCCTGGGTTATGGCCGTCTCGATATTCTGGTACACGTACACGCCTCGCGTGTACCTGGGCGTAAAGCCGATCAGGATGAAATCAATGAGATCCTCAAGATGATTGTAGAAGTACGTGACCCGGTGCAGGCCGATGGCACCGTACGAAAACTCGGCCGAGAGGGAACTGTTCAGGGAGTTCTCCTGCTTCAAGTCGGAGAAGTTGCCCGCCCCGACGTCAAGGTCGGGCGGAAGTGTCACTTTCCCACCGTAGACGATGTACCCGGCGGAACTGTGGTCGAATACAAAGTACTGCTGCTTTATCGAGGGTACCCTGAACCCCCTGCCCACGAAACCGCGAAGCCTCAGTTGCCGGTGCGGCGTGTACATGACGCTGAGCGACGGGTTTACGTGCCCGCCGAAAGAACTGTGGTGCTCGTACCGAATCCCGGGCAGAAGGTTGAGGTTCTTTACCGGAGAATATTCGTACTGCAAATAGGCGGCCCCGGACCGGTCAGCCTCCTGCTGGGAGATTAGCTCAGACGATATCAGGTCCTGGTAATTCAGGTCGAACCCATACGTGGCTACGTGATTCTGGCCGATCACGTAGTTGGAGCTGTAGGACAACTCCCAGTACAGGTCCTGCGTATCCGAGGTGTCAATCCAGTACGGGCCGCTGTACTTGTTCCAGTTATGGACATAGTAGGTGGCAAAAAGCCGTGTCTTCATGGAGTATCTGTCGCCGGAGAGGAAATCAACGGTGACGGAGCCCTCGTAGCGCTGGTTTGACTCCTCGTCGTCGTACACATACGTCACCGGATCGCTGATCTCGTTCTCCCTGATTTCCTCGGACTCTATCCAGTCCCGTCGCTCGTGCATGAAGCGGGCCTTGGCCGTCAGGCCCCATTGAGGTGACAATTCCGTTCTCGCCTTGCCGCTGAGATTCCAGCGGTCAATCCGTTCCTGGCCGTTGGTGTGCGGCGTGCTCCGGTCAAGGTCGAAACCGTCGGTTGAAAAGAGCTTTGCCCCCAGGTGGAGCCCCGCCCGTTCGCCGCCGAGCTCCAACTCGGCTGACGGGTTGTAGCTGGTATGAGTACCATAGTCCAGATACAGGCCGGCCCTGCGGTCGCTCCGAGGCGGCTTTTTGGTGATGATGTTTATTACGCCACCCATGGCCTCGGACCCGTACAGGGTGGAGCCGGTGCCCTTGACCACCTCGATCTTCTTCACATTGGTGAGCGCATACTGGCTGAGGTCAATTGACCCGCGCACGCGGCCTACCGCGCGCTCACCATCGACCAGCACCAGAACCCGATCCCCTTCAATCCCCCTGATCGTCGCTCCCTGCCCCGAAAGGTCCTCGTTGATTTGAACACCAATG contains the following coding sequences:
- a CDS encoding SRPBCC domain-containing protein, translated to MDRIIQVETTVAGSVDEVWRAWTTVEGVVTFFAPQADVRLEIGGPFELYFAPSEPQGLRGSEGCKVLSYLPEEVLSFSWNAPPSIPRLRETGGQTRVIVQFEEVGEGRTRIKLSQQGFGSGEDSDKYYEYFSKAWPYVLANCRRRFEEGPLDWEK
- a CDS encoding transcriptional coactivator p15/PC4 family protein, whose product is MRFELERSETERLVIEDSEYKGRQLVSLRIYFLSKENEWLPTKKGVTFRRDQLAEVLKALQDIQND
- a CDS encoding adenosine-specific kinase, whose translation is MTTDSPFRTHVVKVDVPKGTNVIFGQSHFIKTVEDLYEALVSSSPTLQFGIAFCEASQARLVRIDGNNDDMIALAQKAAFDVGCGHIFFVYLKDGFPINVLNRIKNVDEVCHVYCATANPLQVVVAAVGQGRGVLTVIDGDSPLGVETDEDREERVRFLRTIGYKR
- a CDS encoding HEAT repeat domain-containing protein, which codes for MAENLRRIAAFVAVLLFAGLAYFLYDTLRERTTAEKLAEIIHREDQRQLDDRLTAYLDSDSPEIRARAALAIGRIGGSRAGQYLMVLLNDPSIGVASTAAFGLGLTGQKQYAVPLLDAALDLPSAVTARAVEAAGRLSDSSMTDVSGTLAGYLTHPSPDVREAACFALFHAGARSQAGEVIALLQQEQDPAVRLAALYALAWLGIDEATDIFIDFLADSDPFVRSLALLGLSSSTAEKAEHYLAIAINDDDPRVVAQAIEGLSMKGTPWAAGKLADRLARESDEKLVLALVDGLRRCSSDKGIDAVTAGLDSSSSSNVVAAVVKYQAAVRKDRAVNLIDSLLNEAPGPRVRAACAEAYGLVEHPGVVPRLAILFGDEDPMVRGAALQVLMTLDTANVRFYIDKALNDPDYTVVTLAVNEVGSRELLSYLPVLREMISRGEEEDLDVRRAVLAAVAPRLSEARPDTAAMEILIAGLLDPDYAVRKDAAETYQTYLKEDRWRMVPPARTRISKREIESAIEDYRVNPYAVMKTSQGVFEFELYFDVAPLSVLNFIDLAKSGFYDGLSFHRVIPNFVAQGGDPRGDGWGGPPYLVRCEYSDEPYRRGTVGMATSGKDTGGSQFFITFSPQPRLEARYTVLGQVLEGMDVVDRLVVGDVIEGIEIKEGQL
- a CDS encoding HmuY family protein gives rise to the protein MKPFLLILTMAALLLATVGCSDDEANPTSSGLPQNTTTTTWDESGGFWRTSVDATSYADFAHFSFESRDTISGSAAKAAGSDWDIAFRREVIKLDGGASTIVGGDAVGADLGVVDFAAVTLADTAGVTWVNDAIDYFIDNWYSYDTINHVVTANQYVYSMVDAGGHNYLKFRVDSMPDADRPPTMGEVYITYLYQTVADLKELDGTAVKAMVDVGDSVGYFDFSTGQQVYPADPADSPDWDIAFASYDCSQNSGPNGTGACKAFPAGGELADSTDIDVFTMQPNAPMFPDIPSSALTDWYNYNDENHQLTSKSHVYLVKTAGKVYKLRIDSYYANKSGLPVSANYTFIWKAL
- a CDS encoding TonB-dependent receptor; amino-acid sequence: MFRILYFAALACGILVGSALAGALTGRVLDKETGTVIQDVNVRILETGDVVPTDNKGVFRFKRLSDGKYHILATHVGYDPGDTLVVQVSGEQTLEIRLRPAPWVLNDVVVTGTRSPHLLKNVPVQTEVITQRDFQRTGATTVDEALASAIGVQINEDLSGQGATIRGIEGDRVLVLVDGERAVGRVRGSIDLSQYALTNVKKIEVVKGTGSTLYGSEAMGGVINIITKKPPRSDRRAGLYLDYGTHTSYNPSAELELGGERAGLHLGAKLFSTDGFDLDRSTPHTNGQERIDRWNLSGKARTELSPQWGLTAKARFMHERRDWIESEEIRENEISDPVTYVYDDEESNQRYEGSVTVDFLSGDRYSMKTRLFATYYVHNWNKYSGPYWIDTSDTQDLYWELSYSSNYVIGQNHVATYGFDLNYQDLISSELISQQEADRSGAAYLQYEYSPVKNLNLLPGIRYEHHSSFGGHVNPSLSVMYTPHRQLRLRGFVGRGFRVPSIKQQYFVFDHSSAGYIVYGGKVTLPPDLDVGAGNFSDLKQENSLNSSLSAEFSYGAIGLHRVTYFYNHLEDLIDFILIGFTPRYTRGVYVYQNIETAITQGIEWESRIRLSGAMDLSFSYNYLYNLILDTDSTLYAGTDSAQVIETGNKLVNRPAHTFKFFLTAFHEGSGLGASFWGDHQSRKLWVPRSNTGGNEGQPDEFAPSRTTLNLNLFKRFHNGLETFVRLENLLGKTKFRYGYWPGFTVFAGFKYDLTVTI